A genomic segment from Luteibacter aegosomatis encodes:
- a CDS encoding magnesium and cobalt transport protein CorA: MTSLPLIPEPTPVPPANGMIVNCVAYRSNGERIGDITLDAISDVLQEPDTFVWVGLHEPDEALLLKLQEEFDLHDLAIEDAQHAHQRTKIEAYGDSLFIVAQTAQLVGGNIAFGETQIFVGRRYFVTVRHGASLSYAPARRSCELTPELLAMGPSYALYAVLDFIVDNFLPIVRDFREELHELENDIFAETYNRQTIKRLYDMQRELMTLRLAVVPLQDIVAQLTRLHPHLIHDELRAYFRDIYDHVFRVNESISAMREMLGAAISVNLSLVTFGQNEVMKKLAGWAAMLAAPTLITSWYGMNFTHMPELNQPWAYPAITCVVACIVGGIFIALKKNRWF, from the coding sequence ATGACTTCCCTGCCGCTTATCCCCGAGCCCACGCCTGTCCCGCCCGCGAACGGCATGATCGTCAACTGCGTGGCCTACCGCAGCAACGGCGAGCGCATCGGCGACATCACCCTCGACGCCATCAGCGACGTGCTGCAGGAACCCGATACCTTCGTGTGGGTGGGCCTGCACGAGCCCGACGAGGCGTTGCTGCTCAAGCTCCAGGAAGAATTCGATCTCCACGACCTCGCCATCGAGGACGCGCAGCACGCGCACCAGCGCACCAAGATCGAAGCCTATGGCGACTCGCTGTTCATCGTGGCGCAGACCGCGCAGCTGGTCGGCGGCAACATCGCCTTCGGCGAAACGCAGATCTTCGTGGGACGCCGCTATTTCGTGACGGTGCGCCACGGCGCGTCGCTCTCCTACGCCCCCGCCCGGCGCAGCTGCGAGCTGACGCCCGAGTTGCTCGCCATGGGGCCCAGCTACGCGCTGTATGCCGTGCTCGACTTCATCGTCGACAATTTCCTGCCGATCGTGCGCGATTTCAGGGAAGAACTGCACGAGCTGGAGAACGACATCTTCGCCGAGACGTATAACCGGCAGACCATCAAGCGGCTGTACGACATGCAGCGCGAACTGATGACGCTGCGTCTGGCGGTGGTACCGTTGCAGGACATCGTGGCGCAACTCACGCGACTGCATCCGCACCTGATCCACGACGAGCTTCGCGCCTATTTCCGCGACATCTACGACCACGTGTTCCGCGTGAACGAATCGATCTCGGCCATGCGCGAAATGCTCGGCGCGGCGATCAGCGTCAACCTGTCGCTGGTCACGTTCGGCCAGAACGAGGTGATGAAAAAGCTCGCGGGCTGGGCGGCCATGCTCGCCGCGCCCACGCTCATCACCAGCTGGTACGGCATGAATTTCACCCACATGCCGGAGCTGAACCAACCCTGGGCCTACCCCGCCATCACCTGCGTGGTGGCCTGCATCGTCGGCGGCATCTTCATCGCCCTGAAGAAGAACCGCTGGTTCTAA
- a CDS encoding Hcp family type VI secretion system effector, with protein sequence MAFDMHIKFGPGQVKIEGASNHSKHKGEVPIIAWSWGASNTGNLHTGAGYASGGKANVQDITITKFVDSCSNALLNACCTGARVDTATLYVTNATGEQTDFVTIELSEGVMVTSVSTGGSGGDERLTENITLHFGKFKYSFQPQDDEGKKSGGTKDFTFNMQEVKGTA encoded by the coding sequence ATGGCTTTCGACATGCACATCAAGTTCGGCCCCGGTCAGGTGAAGATCGAGGGCGCCTCGAACCATTCCAAGCACAAGGGCGAGGTGCCGATCATCGCGTGGTCGTGGGGCGCCAGCAACACCGGCAACCTGCACACCGGCGCGGGCTACGCCTCGGGCGGCAAGGCCAACGTGCAGGACATCACCATCACCAAGTTCGTGGACTCCTGCTCCAACGCGCTGCTCAACGCCTGCTGCACCGGCGCCCGCGTGGATACCGCCACCCTGTACGTCACCAACGCCACGGGCGAGCAGACCGACTTCGTCACGATCGAGCTTTCCGAGGGCGTGATGGTCACCTCGGTGTCCACCGGCGGCTCGGGCGGCGACGAGCGCCTTACCGAGAACATCACCCTGCACTTCGGCAAGTTCAAGTACTCGTTCCAGCCGCAGGACGACGAAGGCAAGAAGTCCGGCGGCACCAAGGACTTCACCTTCAACATGCAGGAAGTCAAGGGCACGGCCTGA
- the tssC gene encoding type VI secretion system contractile sheath large subunit: MATTQTQAAQAAVEFGEGNDFAALLSKEFRPKSERAREEVESAVRTLAEQVLDRSDIVSDDVTQTINAYIAEIDRKLSEQINLIMHHPQFQQLEGAWRGLHHLVTNTETDNQLKIRVMNLSKNELGRTLKRYKGTAWDQSPIFKKIYEEEYGQLGGEPYGCLVGDYYFDHSPQDVELLRGMSQIAAAAHAPFIAAAAPHLLGMDNWDELSNPRDLAKIYTTPDYAGWRSLRDSDDAKYVALAMPRTLSRLPYGAKSDPVEEFDFEEDTSGADSSKYTWQNAAYALGVNINRSFKQYGWCTRIRGVESGGAVENLPAHTFPTDDGGVDMKCPTEIAITDRRSAELDKMGLMPLVHRKNSDVAAFIGAQSLARPEEYDDPDATANAALSARLPYMFACSRFAHYLKCIVRDKIGSFSTREQMESWLSDWILNYVDGDPQNSSEESKARKPLAAAQVVVEEVEGNPGYYTSKFYLKPHYQLEGLTVSLRLVARLPSGKAA, from the coding sequence ATGGCCACCACCCAGACCCAGGCCGCCCAGGCGGCCGTCGAGTTCGGCGAAGGCAACGATTTCGCCGCGCTGCTTTCGAAGGAATTCCGTCCCAAGAGCGAACGCGCCCGCGAGGAAGTGGAATCGGCCGTGCGCACGTTGGCCGAGCAGGTGCTCGACCGTTCGGACATCGTTTCCGACGACGTCACGCAGACGATCAACGCCTACATCGCCGAGATCGACCGCAAGCTGTCCGAGCAGATCAACCTCATCATGCACCACCCGCAGTTCCAGCAACTGGAAGGCGCGTGGCGCGGCCTGCACCACCTGGTGACGAATACCGAAACCGACAACCAGCTCAAGATCCGGGTGATGAACCTGTCCAAGAACGAGCTGGGCCGTACGCTCAAGCGCTACAAGGGCACGGCGTGGGACCAGAGCCCGATCTTCAAGAAGATCTACGAAGAGGAATACGGCCAGCTCGGCGGCGAACCGTACGGTTGCCTGGTGGGCGACTACTACTTCGACCACAGTCCGCAGGACGTCGAACTGCTGCGCGGCATGTCGCAGATCGCCGCCGCCGCGCACGCGCCGTTCATCGCCGCGGCCGCGCCGCACCTGCTGGGCATGGACAACTGGGACGAGCTGTCCAACCCGCGCGACCTGGCCAAGATCTACACCACGCCCGACTACGCCGGCTGGCGCTCGCTGCGCGACAGCGACGACGCCAAGTACGTCGCCCTCGCCATGCCGCGCACGCTGTCGCGCCTGCCGTACGGCGCCAAGTCCGATCCGGTGGAGGAGTTCGATTTCGAGGAAGACACCTCCGGCGCGGATTCGTCGAAATACACCTGGCAGAACGCGGCCTACGCGCTTGGCGTGAACATCAACCGTTCGTTCAAACAGTACGGCTGGTGCACGCGCATTCGCGGCGTGGAGTCCGGCGGCGCGGTCGAGAACCTGCCGGCGCACACGTTCCCCACCGACGACGGCGGCGTGGACATGAAGTGCCCGACGGAAATCGCCATCACCGACCGCCGCTCGGCCGAGCTCGACAAGATGGGCCTGATGCCGCTGGTGCATCGCAAGAACTCCGACGTGGCGGCTTTCATCGGCGCCCAGTCGCTGGCGCGACCGGAGGAATACGACGATCCGGACGCCACGGCCAACGCCGCGCTGAGCGCCCGCCTGCCGTACATGTTCGCCTGCTCGCGCTTCGCGCACTACCTCAAGTGCATCGTGCGGGACAAGATCGGTTCGTTCAGCACCCGCGAACAGATGGAAAGCTGGCTCAGCGACTGGATCCTCAACTACGTCGACGGCGATCCGCAGAACTCCAGCGAGGAGAGCAAGGCGCGCAAGCCGCTCGCCGCCGCGCAGGTGGTGGTGGAGGAGGTGGAGGGCAATCCCGGTTACTACACCTCCAAGTTCTACCTCAAGCCGCACTACCAGCTCGAAGGCCTCACCGTCTCGCTGCGCCTGGTCGCCCGCCTGCCTTCCGGCAAGGCCGCCTGA
- a CDS encoding dihydroxyacetone kinase family protein, with protein sequence MKKLINDPRHVVREMLEGAVARTPGQVLLSDENVVARRDFDGSRFVAPISGGGAGHEPAHAGYVGAGMLAAAVAGDVFTSPSVDAVLAALRAVGGGAGAVLIVKNYTGDRLNFGLAAEMARAEGIPVEIVTVADDVALRDTVPRDRRRGIAGTVLVHKVAGAAAAAGKHVADVAALARRAVEGLGSMGVALGSCTVPAVGHPGFDLGDDEIEYGLGIHGEPGVRRGRIDTCDVLVAGMLEPIVADLHLARGQRVALLVNGLGATPPMELDIVLRSALGWLRGRGIDVVRAWSGSQLTALDMPGCSLSVMKVDDELLALLDAPSDAPSWPRGGAVNTDPIRHMPPKAVTDSPGGAPSPAGLRIRDAAFAAAKALVAAEDELTELDGKAGDGDLGASMRRGSEAVLALGDGTWRSPEHALRAMADAMRRAIGGSSGPFYATALTRAARELAGKDEPSARDWHAAFVAAIQAIGELGGAKPGDRTMLDALHPAAQALGRELEAGRPLSLMLAAMVEAASEGAEATAAMEARAGRASYLGDRAAGIPDGGAVAVTVWLGAVASSF encoded by the coding sequence ATGAAGAAGCTGATCAACGATCCCCGCCACGTGGTCCGCGAGATGCTCGAAGGGGCCGTCGCGCGCACGCCGGGACAGGTGCTGCTGTCCGACGAGAACGTGGTGGCGCGGAGGGATTTCGACGGTTCGCGGTTCGTCGCGCCGATCTCCGGCGGTGGCGCGGGGCACGAGCCCGCGCACGCGGGCTACGTCGGCGCCGGCATGCTCGCCGCCGCGGTAGCGGGCGACGTCTTCACGTCGCCCAGCGTCGATGCCGTGCTGGCCGCGCTGCGCGCCGTGGGCGGCGGCGCGGGCGCCGTCCTCATCGTGAAGAACTACACGGGCGACCGTCTCAATTTCGGCCTCGCCGCCGAGATGGCCCGCGCCGAAGGCATTCCCGTGGAGATCGTCACCGTAGCCGACGACGTGGCCCTGCGCGATACGGTGCCGCGCGACCGTCGTCGCGGCATCGCGGGCACCGTGCTCGTGCACAAGGTGGCCGGCGCGGCTGCCGCCGCGGGCAAGCACGTGGCCGACGTGGCCGCCCTCGCCCGTCGCGCCGTGGAAGGGCTGGGCTCGATGGGCGTGGCGCTGGGCTCGTGCACCGTGCCCGCCGTGGGCCATCCCGGCTTCGACCTTGGCGACGACGAGATCGAATACGGCCTGGGCATCCATGGCGAACCCGGCGTGCGACGCGGGCGCATCGATACCTGCGACGTGCTGGTGGCGGGCATGCTCGAGCCCATCGTTGCAGACCTCCACCTGGCGCGCGGCCAGCGCGTGGCCTTGCTGGTCAACGGCCTCGGCGCCACCCCGCCGATGGAACTGGACATCGTGCTGCGCTCGGCGCTCGGCTGGCTACGCGGGCGGGGGATCGACGTGGTGCGCGCATGGAGCGGCTCGCAACTCACGGCGCTGGACATGCCCGGCTGTTCGCTGTCGGTGATGAAGGTGGACGACGAGCTGCTCGCCCTGCTCGACGCCCCCTCCGATGCGCCGTCGTGGCCACGCGGCGGCGCGGTCAATACGGATCCCATTCGTCACATGCCCCCTAAGGCCGTGACCGACTCGCCGGGTGGTGCGCCCTCCCCCGCCGGGTTACGCATACGCGATGCCGCCTTCGCCGCGGCGAAGGCACTCGTCGCGGCCGAAGACGAACTCACCGAACTCGATGGCAAGGCCGGTGACGGCGACCTCGGCGCGAGCATGCGCCGCGGTTCGGAGGCCGTGCTCGCGCTGGGCGACGGGACATGGCGTTCACCGGAACATGCGCTGCGTGCGATGGCGGACGCGATGCGCCGGGCCATCGGCGGCAGCTCGGGACCGTTCTACGCCACCGCGTTGACGCGCGCCGCCCGCGAACTGGCCGGCAAGGACGAGCCCTCGGCACGCGACTGGCACGCAGCCTTCGTCGCGGCGATCCAGGCCATCGGCGAGCTCGGCGGGGCAAAGCCGGGGGATCGCACGATGCTCGATGCATTGCATCCCGCTGCGCAGGCGCTGGGCCGTGAGCTTGAGGCCGGACGGCCGCTGTCCCTGATGCTCGCCGCCATGGTCGAGGCGGCCTCCGAGGGCGCCGAGGCGACCGCGGCCATGGAGGCCCGCGCCGGTCGGGCGAGTTATCTCGGAGACCGCGCGGCGGGGATCCCCGACGGGGGCGCGGTGGCGGTGACGGTGTGGTTGGGAGCCGTGGCTTCCAGCTTCTGA
- the tssB gene encoding type VI secretion system contractile sheath small subunit — MANSNGQKFIARNRAPRVQIEYDVELYGAQKKVSIPFTMGVMADLSGANKDDLPSVEERKATEFDVDNFDARMTSIAPSVSFDVPNTLSGEGNLMVEMSFRQMDDFSPAAVARSVEPLAKLLEARMQLANLGTYLDGKAGAEKLIGQAIKDPALLASLTSARHPSTDGKEG, encoded by the coding sequence ATGGCGAACAGCAACGGCCAGAAGTTCATCGCGCGCAATCGCGCCCCTCGGGTGCAGATCGAATACGACGTCGAGCTCTACGGCGCCCAGAAGAAGGTCAGCATCCCCTTCACCATGGGCGTGATGGCCGACCTCTCCGGCGCCAACAAGGACGACCTGCCCTCGGTGGAGGAGCGCAAGGCGACGGAATTCGACGTGGACAACTTCGACGCGCGCATGACGTCCATTGCCCCGTCGGTGTCCTTCGACGTGCCCAACACCCTGTCGGGCGAGGGCAACCTGATGGTCGAGATGTCGTTCCGGCAGATGGACGATTTCTCGCCCGCCGCCGTGGCGCGCAGCGTCGAACCGCTGGCGAAGCTGCTCGAGGCGCGCATGCAGCTGGCCAACCTCGGCACCTACCTCGACGGCAAGGCCGGGGCGGAGAAACTGATCGGCCAGGCCATCAAGGACCCGGCGCTGCTGGCGTCCCTGACGTCGGCGCGCCATCCCTCCACCGACGGCAAGGAGGGCTGA
- the tssE gene encoding type VI secretion system baseplate subunit TssE, which translates to MADLSTQERLQPSLLDRLRDDEPHVAQEGREQRVMTSARLREYVARDLGWLFNCTRPPHAAASGLPHVEDSTLGYGIPDLAGGIVAGMDMEAFRQGLRAAIVRFEPRLEPDSLRVSVEVDAARMDHLTMSFRIESTLWAQPLPLGLYLKTEVDLQTARFSVFEGLG; encoded by the coding sequence ATGGCCGACCTCAGCACCCAGGAGCGACTGCAACCCTCGCTGCTCGACCGCCTGCGCGACGACGAACCGCACGTCGCGCAGGAGGGCAGGGAGCAACGGGTGATGACGTCGGCCCGCCTGCGCGAGTACGTGGCACGCGATCTCGGCTGGCTGTTCAACTGCACCCGGCCGCCGCACGCGGCGGCGTCCGGTCTGCCGCACGTCGAGGATTCCACGCTGGGCTACGGCATCCCCGACCTGGCCGGCGGCATCGTCGCGGGCATGGACATGGAGGCGTTCCGCCAAGGCCTGCGCGCGGCGATCGTCCGCTTCGAGCCGCGCCTCGAACCCGACTCCTTGCGCGTGAGCGTCGAAGTGGATGCCGCGCGCATGGACCACCTGACGATGTCCTTCCGCATCGAATCCACCCTGTGGGCGCAACCGCTCCCGCTGGGCCTTTACCTGAAAACCGAGGTGGACCTGCAGACGGCGCGCTTCAGCGTCTTCGAGGGCCTCGGCTGA
- the tssF gene encoding type VI secretion system baseplate subunit TssF, giving the protein MDPRLLRYYSQELQHVREMGAEFAAAYPKIAGRLGMEGIECADPYVERLLEGFAFMAARVQMKLDAQHPVFTQHLLNMLYPAFLKPVPSMAVVELTVDDAESLPVEGHRVPRGSSLRGQIGFGDRTACEYRTAHDVTLRPLAIGEARYFASPAAIAAASLPVPAHTRPRAALRLRVVLTGGAQLDAFSTDSLEVFFGGADGLPSQLHEQVLGNGLGLSVLAGEHVAHLDRSAIREAGFGDDEALLPVSDRTFSGYRLLQEYFACPQRFLFVTFAGLARALPRTPRREFDLVVWLDRALPRLENAVDASHFRLHCTPAINLFTRRSDRIHLRDGLAEYHVLADRTRPMDFEVFDVADVQGFGDRQEPEQAFFPFYGGNARTWHRKASAYYTLRREPRVLSQRQRDDGPRSSYVGGEVFIALVDGAQAPYASQLRQLGMQLTCSNRDLPLHMPVGKGATDFHLDTDAPVRAIRCLAGPTRPRDAMADTQGAWKLISHLQLNYLSLLDHADGAAAIREMLSLYSDEFDATARRLVEGVREVRSTPIVRRLPLSGPVTYGRGLEIALTCEDRAFEGTGAYLFGAVMRHFFARYVSLNSFAETVLHTLERNEVARWTARSGTRPIL; this is encoded by the coding sequence ATGGATCCCCGACTTCTCCGCTACTACAGCCAGGAACTCCAGCACGTCCGCGAGATGGGGGCGGAGTTCGCCGCGGCCTATCCGAAGATCGCCGGCCGCCTGGGAATGGAGGGCATCGAGTGCGCGGATCCGTACGTGGAGCGCCTGCTCGAAGGGTTCGCCTTCATGGCGGCACGCGTGCAGATGAAGCTCGACGCGCAGCATCCGGTGTTCACCCAGCACCTGTTGAACATGCTGTATCCCGCGTTCCTCAAGCCGGTGCCGTCGATGGCGGTGGTGGAGCTGACGGTGGACGATGCGGAAAGCCTTCCGGTGGAAGGGCATCGCGTGCCGCGGGGTAGCAGCCTGCGTGGGCAGATCGGCTTCGGCGACCGCACCGCCTGCGAATACCGCACCGCCCACGACGTGACGCTGCGGCCGCTGGCGATCGGCGAGGCGCGCTATTTCGCCAGTCCCGCCGCCATCGCCGCGGCATCGCTGCCGGTGCCCGCCCATACGCGTCCCCGGGCCGCCTTGCGCCTGCGCGTCGTGCTTACCGGCGGCGCGCAGCTGGATGCGTTTTCCACCGATTCCCTCGAGGTGTTCTTCGGCGGTGCCGACGGTCTACCGAGCCAGCTGCACGAACAGGTGCTGGGCAATGGCCTGGGCTTGTCGGTGCTGGCGGGCGAGCACGTGGCGCACCTGGATCGCTCGGCCATCCGCGAGGCGGGCTTCGGCGACGACGAAGCCTTGCTGCCCGTCAGCGACCGCACGTTCAGCGGTTACCGGCTGCTGCAGGAATACTTCGCCTGCCCGCAACGATTCCTCTTCGTGACGTTCGCCGGCCTGGCCCGCGCGTTGCCGCGCACGCCCCGCCGCGAATTCGACCTGGTGGTCTGGCTCGACCGTGCGCTGCCCCGGCTCGAGAACGCGGTGGACGCGAGCCACTTCCGCCTGCATTGCACGCCCGCGATCAACTTGTTCACCCGTCGCTCCGACCGCATCCACCTGCGCGACGGCCTCGCCGAGTACCACGTGCTGGCTGACCGCACGCGTCCGATGGACTTCGAGGTCTTCGACGTTGCCGACGTGCAGGGCTTCGGCGACCGGCAGGAGCCCGAGCAGGCGTTTTTTCCGTTCTATGGCGGCAATGCCCGCACCTGGCACCGGAAGGCCTCGGCCTATTACACGCTGCGGCGCGAGCCGCGCGTGCTTTCGCAGCGGCAGCGCGACGATGGCCCGCGTTCGAGCTACGTGGGTGGCGAGGTATTCATCGCGCTGGTCGACGGCGCGCAGGCGCCATATGCCAGTCAGCTACGCCAGCTCGGGATGCAGCTCACCTGCAGCAACCGCGACCTGCCCCTGCACATGCCGGTCGGCAAGGGCGCCACCGATTTCCATCTCGATACCGATGCACCGGTACGCGCCATCCGATGCCTGGCCGGCCCCACGCGGCCACGCGACGCCATGGCCGACACGCAAGGCGCGTGGAAACTCATCAGCCACCTTCAGCTGAATTACCTGTCGCTGCTCGACCACGCCGACGGCGCCGCGGCGATCCGCGAGATGCTGTCCCTGTACAGCGACGAATTCGACGCGACGGCACGCCGCCTGGTGGAAGGCGTGCGCGAGGTGCGTTCCACGCCCATCGTGCGACGGCTGCCCTTGAGCGGACCGGTGACCTACGGGCGCGGGCTGGAAATCGCCCTGACCTGCGAGGACCGGGCCTTCGAAGGCACCGGCGCCTACCTGTTCGGCGCGGTGATGCGCCATTTCTTCGCACGCTACGTCTCGCTGAATTCGTTCGCCGAGACGGTGTTGCATACCCTTGAACGCAACGAGGTGGCCCGGTGGACGGCACGATCCGGCACGCGCCCGATCCTCTAG
- the tssG gene encoding type VI secretion system baseplate subunit TssG, whose translation MDGTIRHAPDPLALFDAVQADPGAYDWYDALRRAECAYPRHPRIGRSLRPADDAVRLAHAPSLGFASRTIDRVDRAGDTPRVHSLMLGLWGPHGALPLHLTEYTLERERSAQDRTFTAFVDTFHHRMLALFYRAWAESQPTVQMDRPHDDAFAGYLGAFVGIHAGALHDRDALPDDFRRFMAGRLVAQARPAEGLRAMVSAYFGLPVQLDEFSPGWLPLPDEGRLRMGGGMAGLGTTAVLGEAVRDAQHRIRIRVGPVGYADYRRFLPGGDALDVLGAIVRFYASDQVDWDLQVVLLRDEVPSVHLGRGARMGLSTWMGRYPGPGDAEDLVLNAFSAIAPNRSRTPS comes from the coding sequence GTGGACGGCACGATCCGGCACGCGCCCGATCCTCTAGCACTGTTCGACGCGGTGCAGGCCGACCCGGGCGCGTACGACTGGTACGACGCGCTGCGGCGGGCGGAATGCGCATATCCGCGGCATCCGCGCATCGGCCGGTCGCTGCGCCCCGCCGACGATGCCGTGCGCCTGGCGCACGCGCCCTCGCTGGGTTTCGCGTCGCGCACCATCGACCGCGTGGATCGCGCCGGCGACACGCCGCGCGTGCACAGCCTGATGCTGGGACTGTGGGGACCGCATGGCGCCTTGCCGCTGCACCTGACCGAATACACGCTCGAGCGCGAGCGCAGCGCGCAGGACCGAACCTTCACGGCCTTCGTCGACACCTTCCATCACCGCATGCTGGCGCTGTTCTATCGCGCGTGGGCCGAGTCCCAGCCCACGGTGCAGATGGACCGGCCGCACGACGATGCCTTCGCGGGATACCTCGGCGCCTTCGTCGGCATCCATGCTGGCGCCCTGCACGATCGCGACGCGCTGCCGGACGATTTCCGCCGCTTTATGGCCGGGCGCCTCGTCGCGCAGGCCCGTCCCGCGGAAGGCCTGCGCGCCATGGTCTCGGCTTACTTCGGCCTGCCGGTGCAGCTCGACGAGTTCTCGCCGGGCTGGTTGCCCCTGCCCGACGAAGGGCGCTTGCGCATGGGGGGCGGCATGGCGGGGCTGGGCACCACCGCCGTCCTGGGCGAGGCCGTTCGCGACGCGCAGCATCGCATCCGCATCCGCGTGGGTCCGGTCGGCTATGCCGACTACCGTCGCTTCCTGCCCGGCGGCGACGCGCTCGACGTGCTCGGCGCCATCGTCCGTTTCTACGCCTCCGACCAGGTCGACTGGGATCTCCAGGTGGTGCTGCTGCGCGACGAGGTGCCGTCCGTGCACCTCGGGCGCGGCGCACGCATGGGGCTGTCCACCTGGATGGGGCGCTACCCCGGGCCTGGCGACGCCGAGGACCTGGTCCTGAACGCTTTTTCCGCTATCGCACCGAATCGATCGAGGACGCCATCGTGA